The following coding sequences are from one Rhipicephalus microplus isolate Deutch F79 chromosome 3, USDA_Rmic, whole genome shotgun sequence window:
- the LOC119175671 gene encoding translocon-associated protein subunit gamma, producing MAGGRKLTKEEELLLQDFSRNVSTKSSALFYGNAFIVSSIPIWLFWRIHQMDLYQSSIIFAVMTIACTWLIAFAYKNVKFVLKHKVAPKREDAVNREIMKKLSDDKKMSKKEKDERILWKKNEVADYEATTFSIFYNNALFLALIIVTSFYILKAFSPTMNYVLSVGGAAGLLALFSTGSQ from the exons ATGGCTGGCGGTAGGAAGCTAACGAAGGAAGAGGAGCTTTTGCTTCAAGATTTCAGCCGGAACGTGTCCACAAAGTCATCAGCGCTGTTCTATGGCAACGCCTTCATCGTCTCCTCCATTCCGATAT GGCTCTTTTGGAGAATCCACCAGATGGACCTGTACCAGTCGTCCATCATCTTTGCGGTGATGACCATCGCGTGCACATGGCTGATCGCCTTCGCCTACAAGAACGTCAAGTTCGTCCTCAAGCACAA AGTCGCTCCCAAGAGGGAGGATGCTGTCAACCGAGAAATCATGAAGAAACTCTCGGATGACAAGAAGATGTCCAAGAAGGAAAAGGATGAGAG GATATTGTGGAAGAAAAACGAGGTGGCCGACTACGAGGCGACCACATTCTCCATCTTCTACAACAACGCCCTCTTCCTGGCGCTCATCATCGTGACGTCCTTCTACATTCTGAAGGCGTTCAGCCCGACAAT GAACTACGTTCTCTCTGTCGGAGGTGCCGCGGGACTGCTCGCACTGTTCTCCACTGGCTCCCAGTGA